Proteins encoded in a region of the Clostridium butyricum genome:
- the purH gene encoding bifunctional phosphoribosylaminoimidazolecarboxamide formyltransferase/IMP cyclohydrolase, whose product MKKRALISVFDKDGVLDFAKFLVSKDVEIVSTGGTYRYLKENGIDVIEINEVTNFPEMLDGRVKTLHPLVHAGILAIRDDEEHMNTLKERNIHTIDYVVVNLYPFFEKVKEDLTFEEKVEFIDIGGPTMLRAAAKNFQDVVVISNKNDYAKVMEEINEHNEVSYKFKKKLAGKVFNLMSAYDAAISNFMLADDEEEYPEYLSVSYKRMQSLRYGENSHQSAAVYSSTMLDGAMNTFETLNGKELSYNNFKDVDIAWKCANEFDEPACCALKHNTPCGVAVGNDSYEAYMKAYEVDPTSIFGGIIGFNRKVDKKTAEEMVKIFLEVVAAPDYDDDALEVLKSKKNLRVLKFNNVPKAEKYMVTVDGAMLVQEEDRKLVDEIKVVTEKVPTDEEMKDLLFGMKVVKYVKSNAIVTAHNGVAVGIGGGQVNRIWPTEDALKRGKGATILASDAFFPFRDVVDEAAKYGIKAIVQPGGSMRDQESIDACNEHGIAMIFTGYRHFKH is encoded by the coding sequence ATGAAGAAGAGAGCTTTAATAAGCGTATTTGATAAGGATGGAGTTTTAGATTTCGCTAAGTTTTTAGTGTCAAAAGATGTTGAAATTGTATCAACAGGTGGAACTTATAGATATTTAAAAGAAAATGGAATAGATGTAATTGAAATAAATGAAGTTACTAACTTTCCAGAAATGTTAGATGGAAGAGTAAAGACACTTCATCCATTAGTACATGCTGGGATATTAGCAATCAGAGATGATGAAGAACATATGAATACATTAAAGGAAAGAAACATTCACACAATAGATTATGTTGTTGTAAATCTTTATCCTTTCTTTGAAAAAGTAAAAGAAGATTTGACTTTTGAAGAAAAGGTTGAATTTATTGATATTGGCGGACCAACCATGCTTAGAGCGGCAGCTAAAAATTTCCAAGATGTTGTTGTAATTTCAAACAAAAATGATTATGCTAAAGTTATGGAAGAAATAAATGAACATAATGAAGTAAGCTATAAATTTAAGAAGAAATTAGCAGGAAAAGTATTTAATCTTATGAGTGCTTATGATGCAGCTATATCTAATTTTATGCTTGCTGATGATGAAGAAGAATATCCTGAATATCTTTCAGTATCATATAAGAGAATGCAGAGCTTAAGATATGGTGAAAATTCACACCAAAGTGCGGCTGTATATTCTTCAACAATGCTTGATGGAGCTATGAATACTTTTGAAACGTTAAATGGTAAAGAATTATCATACAATAATTTCAAAGATGTTGATATAGCATGGAAGTGTGCTAATGAATTTGATGAGCCAGCATGTTGTGCATTAAAACATAATACACCTTGTGGAGTAGCTGTAGGAAATGATTCATATGAAGCATATATGAAGGCATATGAGGTTGATCCAACTTCTATATTTGGTGGAATTATAGGATTCAACAGAAAAGTTGATAAAAAGACTGCTGAAGAAATGGTGAAGATTTTCTTAGAAGTAGTAGCAGCACCAGATTATGATGATGATGCTTTAGAAGTATTAAAGAGCAAGAAAAATTTAAGAGTACTTAAGTTTAATAATGTTCCAAAGGCTGAAAAATATATGGTTACTGTTGATGGCGCAATGTTAGTTCAAGAAGAAGATAGAAAACTTGTTGATGAAATAAAAGTTGTTACTGAAAAAGTACCTACAGATGAAGAAATGAAAGACTTATTATTTGGAATGAAAGTAGTGAAATATGTAAAATCCAATGCTATTGTTACAGCACATAATGGAGTAGCTGTAGGAATAGGTGGAGGTCAGGTTAATAGAATATGGCCAACTGAGGATGCCTTAAAGAGAGGTAAAGGAGCAACTATTTTAGCTTCAGATGCATTTTTCCCATTCAGAGATGTTGTTGATGAAGCTGCTAAATATGGAATCAAAGCTATAGTTCAACCGGGCGGATCTATGAGAGATCAGGAATCAATAGATGCTTGTAATGAACATGGAATAGCAATGATATTTACTGGTTATAGACATTTCAAACACTAG
- the purN gene encoding phosphoribosylglycinamide formyltransferase: MFKIAVLASGGGTDFQSIIDAVESKYLNVKIEMLIASKDGIFAIERAKNHGIETHVVSRKEYGEKASDKILELVEDKVDLIVLAGFLSILDGKILDEFENRIINIHPSLIPSFCGPGMYGLKVHEAAVNSGVKYSGCTVHFVNKDVDGGAILLQDVVPVYFEDDAESLQKRILEKEHILLPEAIKLISEGKVEFINGKAKLH; the protein is encoded by the coding sequence TTGTTTAAAATAGCAGTTTTAGCTTCTGGTGGTGGTACAGACTTCCAGTCCATAATAGATGCAGTTGAAAGCAAATATTTAAATGTGAAAATAGAGATGCTTATTGCAAGCAAAGATGGGATTTTTGCTATTGAAAGAGCTAAAAATCATGGTATAGAAACACATGTTGTATCTAGAAAAGAATATGGTGAAAAAGCAAGTGATAAAATTTTAGAGTTAGTAGAAGATAAGGTTGACTTAATAGTACTAGCAGGATTTTTATCTATATTAGATGGTAAAATTCTTGATGAATTTGAAAATAGAATAATAAATATTCATCCATCGTTAATTCCTTCTTTTTGTGGACCAGGAATGTATGGATTAAAGGTTCATGAAGCAGCTGTTAATAGTGGTGTCAAGTATTCAGGGTGTACTGTTCATTTTGTAAATAAGGATGTAGATGGAGGAGCAATACTTCTTCAGGACGTTGTTCCAGTATATTTTGAAGATGATGCAGAAAGTCTTCAAAAGAGAATACTTGAAAAAGAACATATTCTTTTACCAGAAGCTATCAAATTAATAAGTGAAGGTAAAGTTGAATTTATAAATGGAAAAGCTAAGCTACATTAG
- the purM gene encoding phosphoribosylformylglycinamidine cyclo-ligase yields the protein MVTSYKEAGVNIEEGYRSVKLIKEYAAKTMSEYVLNGLGSFAGMVELPSGYEKPVLVSGTDGVGTKLEIAFKNNKYDTVGIDCVAMCVNDILCHGAKPLFFLDYIACGKLEAEVSSDLVKGIADGCLDSDCALIGGETAEMPGFYSDGEYDMAGFAVGIADKDKIINGSKIKDGDKLIGIASSGIHSNGYSLVRKLFPDLNEDFNGEPVWKTLLTPTKIYVKPVLKLLESYEIKGMAHVTGGGFIENVPRMFNGGEFTAVINKNSYPLPEIFERIIEKGVDKDHMYNTFNMGIGFVLAVDEKDVTSIIKALGEMGEKAYEIGHVTSGGEGVCLK from the coding sequence ATGGTAACATCATATAAAGAAGCAGGAGTTAATATAGAAGAAGGATACAGAAGTGTAAAGCTAATAAAAGAATATGCTGCTAAAACAATGAGTGAATATGTTCTTAATGGTCTTGGAAGCTTTGCTGGTATGGTAGAACTTCCATCAGGATACGAAAAACCAGTATTAGTATCAGGAACTGATGGTGTAGGAACAAAATTAGAAATTGCTTTCAAAAATAATAAATATGATACAGTAGGTATTGACTGTGTTGCTATGTGTGTAAATGATATATTATGTCATGGAGCTAAACCATTATTTTTCTTAGACTATATTGCATGTGGTAAGCTTGAAGCTGAAGTTTCTTCAGATTTAGTTAAAGGTATTGCAGATGGATGCCTTGATTCTGATTGTGCATTAATTGGTGGAGAAACAGCAGAAATGCCAGGGTTTTATTCAGATGGTGAATATGATATGGCAGGATTTGCTGTAGGTATTGCTGATAAAGATAAAATAATTAATGGAAGCAAAATAAAAGATGGAGATAAGCTTATAGGTATAGCTTCTTCTGGAATTCACTCTAATGGTTATTCATTAGTTAGAAAGTTATTCCCTGATTTAAATGAAGATTTTAATGGTGAACCAGTATGGAAAACACTATTAACTCCAACAAAAATATATGTTAAGCCAGTACTTAAGTTATTAGAAAGTTACGAAATAAAAGGAATGGCTCATGTTACTGGTGGTGGATTTATTGAAAATGTACCAAGAATGTTCAATGGAGGAGAATTTACAGCAGTAATAAATAAAAATTCATATCCATTACCTGAAATATTTGAAAGAATAATTGAAAAAGGCGTAGATAAGGATCACATGTACAATACATTTAACATGGGAATAGGATTTGTGTTAGCTGTTGATGAAAAAGATGTTACTTCTATAATAAAGGCTTTAGGTGAAATGGGAGAAAAGGCTTATGAAATAGGTCATGTGACATCTGGAGGTGAAGGTGTTTGTTTAAAATAG
- the purF gene encoding amidophosphoribosyltransferase has product MTKSDFELIMDPSLDKFKDECGVFGVYANKPIDVASMTYYGLYALQHRGQESAGIAVADGEKIEVHKGLGLITDAFKEDDLEKLKGHIAVGHVRYSTAGGKGIENAQPIVTTSKIGSIAMAHNGNLVNDDVIKELLEDAGQIFHTSTDSEVIACLIARSAKKGLAKAVVDAMSAIRGSFALTIMSQNKLIGARDPHGIRPLSLGKIDEGYILTSESCALDAIGAELVRDIEPGEIVIIDENGIESYRYSENTVCQTCAFEYIYFARPDSKIDGLDVHTSRVRAGEQLYKEHPVDADIVIAVPDSGIPAAIGYAKASGIPYDTGFIKNRYVGRTFISPSQEIRERAVAVKLNPLKINLEGKRVVLIDDSIVRGTTSKHLIDSLRKAGVKEINFLIASPSVKYPCYFGIDTPYRSELIAANNSVEEIRDIIGADYLGYLSEEGVKISCTGKEGFCMGCFNGVYPVATPIETE; this is encoded by the coding sequence ATGACAAAATCAGATTTTGAATTAATTATGGACCCTAGCTTAGATAAATTTAAAGATGAATGTGGTGTTTTTGGTGTTTATGCAAATAAGCCTATCGATGTAGCATCTATGACTTATTACGGTCTTTATGCTCTACAACACAGAGGTCAAGAAAGTGCTGGAATAGCAGTAGCAGATGGAGAAAAAATAGAAGTACATAAAGGTTTAGGATTAATTACAGATGCTTTTAAAGAGGATGATCTTGAAAAGTTAAAAGGACACATTGCAGTTGGTCATGTTAGATATTCAACTGCAGGTGGAAAGGGAATTGAAAATGCTCAGCCAATAGTTACTACTTCTAAAATAGGATCAATAGCTATGGCTCATAACGGAAATCTAGTTAATGATGATGTTATAAAGGAACTTTTAGAAGATGCAGGACAGATTTTTCACACTTCAACTGATTCAGAAGTAATAGCATGTCTTATAGCAAGAAGTGCTAAAAAAGGCTTAGCAAAAGCAGTTGTTGATGCAATGTCAGCTATAAGAGGTTCATTTGCATTAACAATAATGTCACAAAATAAGTTAATAGGGGCAAGGGATCCTCATGGAATAAGACCACTTTCACTTGGAAAAATTGATGAGGGTTATATATTAACATCAGAAAGTTGCGCTTTAGATGCAATAGGTGCTGAACTTGTAAGAGATATTGAACCAGGGGAAATAGTTATTATAGATGAAAATGGAATAGAATCTTATAGATATTCTGAAAATACTGTATGTCAGACTTGTGCATTTGAATATATATATTTTGCAAGACCAGATTCAAAAATTGATGGATTAGATGTGCATACATCAAGGGTAAGAGCAGGAGAACAGCTTTACAAAGAACATCCAGTTGATGCAGATATCGTTATTGCAGTGCCAGATTCAGGTATACCAGCAGCTATAGGATATGCAAAAGCATCAGGAATTCCATATGATACAGGATTTATTAAGAATAGATATGTTGGAAGAACATTTATATCTCCTTCTCAGGAAATAAGAGAAAGAGCAGTAGCTGTTAAACTAAATCCATTAAAGATAAATCTTGAAGGTAAAAGAGTTGTTCTTATAGATGATTCAATTGTAAGAGGTACAACTTCAAAGCATTTAATAGATTCACTTAGAAAAGCTGGCGTTAAAGAAATTAATTTTTTAATAGCATCTCCAAGTGTTAAATACCCATGTTATTTTGGTATAGATACACCGTATAGAAGTGAATTAATAGCAGCTAACAATAGTGTTGAAGAAATAAGAGATATAATTGGTGCTGATTATTTAGGATATTTAAGTGAAGAAGGCGTAAAGATAAGCTGCACAGGAAAAGAAGGTTTTTGTATGGGATGCTTTAATGGGGTTTATCCTGTGGCTACACCAATAGAAACAGAATAA
- the purC gene encoding phosphoribosylaminoimidazolesuccinocarboxamide synthase, translating to MEKLEMLYEGKAKQIFRTNKDDEVIVYYKDDATAFNGEKKGQIHDKGVMNNNITSILFEQLEAQGIKTHFIKKLNDREQLCKKVEIVPLEVIVRNVAAGSMAKRLGLEEGTALKTTVFEFSYKDDSLGDPLINSYHAVAIGAATFEEIDTILEMTAKINNILKDAFAKENINLIDFKIEFGKTADGEIVLADEISPDTCRFWDATTGEKLDKDRFRRDLGNVEDAYIEILKRISK from the coding sequence ATGGAAAAATTAGAAATGTTATATGAAGGAAAAGCAAAACAAATATTTAGAACTAATAAAGATGATGAAGTAATTGTATATTACAAAGATGATGCAACTGCTTTTAATGGTGAAAAGAAAGGGCAAATTCACGATAAAGGAGTTATGAACAATAACATAACTTCAATACTTTTTGAACAATTAGAAGCTCAAGGAATCAAAACTCATTTTATTAAGAAGTTAAACGATAGAGAACAATTATGTAAAAAGGTTGAAATAGTACCTCTTGAAGTAATTGTAAGAAACGTTGCTGCAGGAAGTATGGCTAAAAGATTAGGTCTTGAAGAAGGAACAGCTTTAAAGACTACTGTATTTGAATTCTCTTATAAAGATGATTCATTAGGAGATCCATTAATAAACAGCTATCATGCAGTAGCAATCGGAGCAGCTACTTTTGAAGAAATAGATACTATTTTAGAAATGACTGCAAAAATAAACAATATATTAAAAGATGCATTTGCAAAAGAAAACATTAATTTGATTGATTTCAAAATTGAATTTGGTAAGACAGCAGACGGAGAAATAGTATTAGCTGATGAAATTTCACCAGATACTTGTAGATTCTGGGATGCAACTACAGGAGAAAAACTTGATAAAGATAGATTCAGAAGAGATTTAGGAAATGTTGAAGACGCTTATATTGAAATATTAAAGAGAATTTCTAAATAA
- the purE gene encoding 5-(carboxyamino)imidazole ribonucleotide mutase, translating to MEVAIFFGSKSDTEIMKGAANALKEFGITYKAFVLSAHRVPEKLEETLEEVERQGCKVIIAGAGLAAHLPGVIASKTILPVIGIPVKAALEGVDALYSIVQMPKSIPVATVGINNSYNAGMLAVQMLSVNNEEIKNKLKEYRVNMKKKFIEDNAEGVEL from the coding sequence ATGGAAGTAGCAATATTTTTTGGAAGTAAATCTGATACAGAAATAATGAAAGGAGCAGCAAATGCATTAAAAGAATTCGGAATAACTTATAAAGCATTTGTATTATCAGCTCATAGAGTACCAGAAAAATTAGAAGAAACATTAGAAGAAGTAGAAAGACAAGGATGTAAAGTTATTATAGCAGGTGCAGGTCTTGCTGCACATTTACCAGGAGTTATAGCTTCAAAAACTATATTACCTGTAATTGGAATACCTGTTAAGGCTGCTCTTGAAGGTGTTGATGCACTATATTCAATAGTACAGATGCCAAAATCGATACCAGTTGCAACTGTTGGAATAAATAATAGTTATAATGCAGGTATGTTAGCAGTTCAAATGCTTTCTGTAAATAATGAAGAAATTAAAAATAAATTAAAAGAATATAGAGTAAATATGAAGAAAAAATTTATAGAAGATAATGCTGAAGGAGTGGAATTATAA